Proteins encoded within one genomic window of Xiphophorus maculatus strain JP 163 A chromosome 11, X_maculatus-5.0-male, whole genome shotgun sequence:
- the zswim7 gene encoding zinc finger SWIM domain-containing protein 7, with product MKSGSARSKKLCGKMRTFLPAVAEQLFGDIQKNYEETTQIPDDLLIALKFVFGTCALQALDLVDQRSVTCLSSPSGRKAFQVTGGSGRLYTCFLSCHYCPCPAFTYTVLRRNQGLLCKHILAVYLCQAMAVTQQESVSDQQMSAVLSGTEGP from the exons ATGAAGAGCGGTAGTGCCAGAAGCAAAAAACTATGTGGTAAAATGCGGACGTTTTTACCCGCAGTAGCAGAACAGCTTTTTGGAGACATCCAGAAAAACTACGAAGAGACGACTCAAA tacCTGATGACCTACTTATTGC GCTGAAGTTTGTCTTCGGGACTTGTGCGCTGCAGGCGTTGGACCTGGTTGACCAGCGCTCCGTCACGTGTCTGTCCTCTCCCAGCGGTCGAAAAGCCTTCCAG GTCACTGGAGGTTCGGGCCGTTTGTACACTTGCTTCTTGTCCTGTCACTACTGCCCCTGCCCGGCGTTTACCTATACTGTCCTACGCAGAAACCAAGGTCTGCTG TGCAAACACATCCTGGCCGTCTACCTGTGTCAGGCTATGGCTGTGACTCAACAGGAGAGCGTCTCTGATCAGCAGATGTCCGCGGTGCTGAGCGGGACCGAGGGCCCGTAG